The nucleotide window GGCAATGAGATCGTCAAACACTGTCTCGCGGACGCGCGCATCACAAAAGTCGTTATTCTCACTCGAAAGGCCGTCTCAATGGACATCGAGAGTCACCCAAAGGCGGATGTTATCATGATTCAGGACTTCGCAAGGTATTCCGATCAAGTTTTACGGCGACTTGAAGGATCTTCGGCCTGTTTATGGTAAGAAGACAGTCTCTTTTGATCTCTGAAGATCAGTCTTCATTCTGCTCAAACATGAGAGGCTGATCATTCACACAGGGCCATTGGAGCACGGTCAGATCGTCTCAACCACGACAAGGCACTTCTTCACCACGTCAACGTGGAACTACCGCTCACGGCGGCAAAAGTATTGAGCGAGCGCATAGCACCAAAGACACCAGCTGGCAACAAGTTCAACTTTGTCTTGTgcagcaacaagaccaaCTCAAAGGCATCTTCACTGCTGTCGCTCGGGGATCCAAGGAAACCAAAGTCCGAGGCGGAGAAGGGTCTATGCGAGATTGCAGACGCCAGCCCTGAAACATTTAGCGCTTGGATCTTGAGACCCAGCGCCATCGTCACCCCAGACACGCccaagaagagaagactTGTAGGCGGTCGCTCGGCTCACGGCGTTGAGGTTGCGCAGATGGCCAGGGCTTTTGTCAAGGTCGCCTGCGAGGGTTACAAGGATCGTATTATTGATAACGATGCGCTGCTGAAAATGTgagattcttcttcttccgtgGGGAGAAGTGGGTGACAAATTGTACGATGGAG belongs to Fusarium musae strain F31 chromosome 9, whole genome shotgun sequence and includes:
- a CDS encoding hypothetical protein (EggNog:ENOG41); protein product: MKVVVTGATGMVGNEIVKHCLADARITKVVILTRKAVSMDIESHPKADVIMIQDFARYSDQVLRRLEGSSACLWAIGARSDRLNHDKALLHHVNVELPLTAAKVLSERIAPKTPAGNKFNFVLCSNKTNSKASSLLSLGDPRKPKSEAEKGLCEIADASPETFSAWILRPSAIVTPDTPKKRRLVGGRSAHGVEVAQMARAFVKVACEGYKDRIIDNDALLKM